From a region of the Paenibacillus segetis genome:
- a CDS encoding sugar phosphate nucleotidyltransferase, with protein MKDTMHIVFLCGGSGTRLWPLSNEIRSKLFLEILPSPHGERESMIGRVYRQLTASGLQESAIFVTSQEQSHLIARYAGSQPPLIIEPFRRGTFAATALTAAYLIAHKMAELDDIICITPADMFVGEDYFSRFKLLPKILKAAKADLALLGTKPTTPSVQYGYIVPDLNKGKTSLEYFNVSSFLEKPDVGRAKVLMGQKALWNCGVFAFPLQIILSYMEKINLPTDYEELLSIYENLPIRSFDNEVAERITNSIVLPYTGEWSDLGSWASLTEQLDVKVIGRGEISGESSNTHLVNELPYSIHVIDVPDIIVAASLEGVLISKKSSANKIKELRSDITISPKYNETSWGSYQVIDCSQDEQNSNINTSKMTVLPHHHIAPQIQHGSHKVWTILTGTGEMVLDNNLYHVRSGDVYTIPVGSQYSLTAIDKLELMEVQFGSQ; from the coding sequence ATGAAGGATACCATGCACATTGTATTTCTATGTGGTGGCTCCGGTACAAGATTATGGCCGTTGTCTAACGAGATTCGCTCCAAGTTATTTCTTGAAATTCTTCCTTCACCTCATGGGGAGCGAGAATCGATGATCGGACGTGTGTATCGTCAGCTCACAGCGTCAGGATTACAAGAATCCGCCATTTTTGTTACTAGCCAAGAGCAATCGCATCTTATAGCACGGTATGCTGGAAGTCAGCCTCCTCTTATCATCGAACCGTTTAGACGTGGGACATTTGCAGCAACTGCTCTTACTGCAGCCTATCTGATTGCCCATAAGATGGCTGAACTTGACGATATCATATGTATTACTCCAGCTGATATGTTTGTAGGTGAAGACTACTTTAGCAGATTCAAATTACTTCCCAAAATACTTAAAGCTGCAAAAGCTGATTTAGCCTTGCTTGGAACAAAGCCTACAACTCCGTCAGTACAATACGGATATATTGTACCGGATCTAAATAAGGGAAAAACATCATTAGAATATTTCAACGTATCTAGTTTTCTGGAGAAACCAGATGTGGGCAGGGCAAAGGTTCTTATGGGTCAAAAAGCTTTATGGAATTGCGGAGTATTTGCTTTTCCCCTCCAAATTATCCTTTCTTATATGGAAAAAATCAATTTGCCGACGGATTACGAAGAGTTACTATCTATTTATGAGAATTTGCCAATACGGAGCTTCGATAATGAAGTTGCAGAACGTATAACTAATTCGATTGTACTGCCCTATACAGGAGAATGGAGTGACCTTGGAAGCTGGGCTTCATTAACTGAGCAATTAGATGTTAAGGTTATAGGCCGAGGTGAGATTTCCGGAGAATCCTCTAATACTCATCTTGTGAATGAGCTTCCATATTCTATACATGTGATTGATGTACCTGACATTATTGTGGCAGCAAGCCTTGAAGGAGTTTTGATTTCTAAAAAAAGTAGTGCAAATAAGATCAAAGAATTGAGAAGTGATATAACAATAAGTCCGAAGTATAATGAAACTTCCTGGGGAAGTTATCAAGTTATCGACTGTTCTCAAGATGAGCAAAACAGCAATATAAACACTTCCAAAATGACGGTTTTACCACATCATCACATCGCTCCTCAAATCCAGCATGGTAGCCACAAGGTATGGACGATCCTAACTGGAACTGGGGAGATGGTGTTGGATAATAACTTGTATCATGTTCGAAGTGGCGATGTTTACACGATTCCTGTAGGGTCACAGTATTCATTGACTGCCATAGACAAACTAGAGCTAATGGAGGTTCAGTTCGGAAGTCAGTAA
- a CDS encoding nitroreductase family protein, whose product MEFSLFRDVVKTRRSIREFTEEAVSLSDIEDIIDCARFAPSDTNSQTWEFIAIVNRDKIKAIEDLTWGKLHEIAARAEQNGLEREAKLLVKSFGPYATAFSGAPVLIICLSTPYASKFRDKIFDPISFVEPDVWEEEGLKSSCLAAQNLMLAAHAKGLATCPMTGPVLLAEEKLREYLNIPEDRGVTMVIALGHPAITPKAIPRKEVADILCILE is encoded by the coding sequence ATGGAATTTTCTTTATTTCGAGATGTAGTCAAGACACGCCGTAGTATCCGCGAATTCACAGAGGAAGCTGTTAGCCTGTCCGATATTGAGGATATTATCGATTGTGCGCGTTTCGCCCCCAGTGACACCAATTCACAGACATGGGAATTTATCGCTATAGTTAACCGAGATAAAATCAAGGCAATAGAAGATCTAACATGGGGGAAGCTTCATGAGATTGCAGCACGTGCTGAGCAGAATGGTCTTGAGCGTGAAGCTAAACTACTTGTAAAATCGTTTGGCCCCTATGCTACTGCGTTTTCAGGTGCTCCTGTATTGATCATATGTCTATCTACACCCTACGCTTCTAAATTTCGAGATAAAATCTTTGACCCTATTTCCTTTGTAGAGCCAGATGTTTGGGAAGAAGAAGGCCTCAAGAGTAGTTGTCTCGCAGCACAAAACTTAATGCTTGCTGCACACGCAAAAGGACTTGCAACTTGTCCGATGACCGGTCCCGTTCTGCTTGCTGAAGAGAAACTTCGCGAATATCTCAATATTCCAGAAGATCGGGGAGTTACCATGGTCATTGCTCTTGGCCATCCTGCGATCACACCAAAGGCGATTCCTCGAAAGGAAGTCGCCGACATATTGTGCATCTTAGAGTGA